One part of the Tenacibaculum sp. 190130A14a genome encodes these proteins:
- the folP gene encoding dihydropteroate synthase translates to MTINCRGKLIELSTPKVMGILNVTPDSFFDGGKYSNEQAVLSQVEKMLNDGATFIDIGGYSSRPGAKHISESEELTRVIPIITSIVREFPEVLISIDTFRSTVANEAINAGGSIVNDISGGKMDEDMFVTIAKLQVPYIMMHMQGTPQNMQVNPMYKNIVTEVISFFAAQLQQLKELKVNDVIIDVGFGFGKTMEHNFELLSKLSFFKELELPILTGVSRKSMLYKTLDILPKEALNATTVANTVALLNGTNILRVHDVKEAVEAVKIVNRL, encoded by the coding sequence ATGACGATTAATTGCAGAGGAAAACTGATTGAATTATCCACTCCTAAAGTAATGGGAATATTGAATGTTACTCCAGATTCTTTTTTTGATGGAGGAAAATATTCAAATGAACAAGCTGTTCTGAGTCAAGTTGAGAAAATGTTGAACGATGGTGCTACATTTATTGATATAGGAGGGTATTCTTCTAGACCTGGAGCTAAGCACATTTCAGAAAGTGAAGAGCTAACTAGGGTGATACCTATTATAACATCAATCGTTAGAGAGTTTCCAGAGGTGCTAATTTCTATTGATACATTTAGAAGTACGGTTGCCAATGAGGCAATTAATGCTGGTGGGAGTATAGTAAATGATATTTCTGGAGGAAAAATGGATGAAGATATGTTTGTAACAATAGCTAAACTTCAAGTTCCATACATTATGATGCATATGCAAGGAACTCCACAAAATATGCAAGTAAATCCAATGTATAAAAATATAGTAACCGAAGTGATTTCGTTTTTTGCTGCACAGCTTCAGCAATTGAAAGAATTAAAGGTAAATGATGTTATTATAGATGTTGGTTTTGGTTTTGGAAAAACAATGGAACATAATTTTGAGTTACTCAGTAAGTTGTCATTTTTTAAAGAATTAGAACTTCCAATTTTAACGGGGGTTTCTAGGAAATCTATGCTTTACAAAACATTAGATATTTTACCTAAAGAAGCTTTAAATGCAACAACTGTAGCGAATACAGTAGCTTTATTAAATGGAACAAATATTTTAAGAGTGCATGATGTAAAAGAAGCTGTTGAAGCAGTTAAAATTGTAAATAGATTATAA
- a CDS encoding DUF1599 domain-containing protein, which translates to MQNTSKQYDTVINGCRSLFVNKMSDYGSAWRILRLPSLTDQIFIKAQRIRQLQENATRKVDEGEKSEFIGIINYSVMALIQLELGVVEQPDLSTEQATELYDTHIKITKELMENKNHDYGEAWRDMRISSLTDLILQKLLRVKQIEDNKGKTLVSEGIDANYQDMINYAVFALIHFSEAETQ; encoded by the coding sequence ATGCAGAATACTTCAAAACAATATGATACGGTAATTAATGGATGCCGTAGTTTATTTGTTAATAAGATGAGTGACTATGGTAGCGCTTGGCGAATTTTAAGACTACCTTCTTTAACCGATCAAATTTTTATTAAAGCCCAACGCATACGTCAATTGCAAGAAAACGCAACACGTAAAGTTGATGAAGGTGAAAAATCTGAATTTATTGGTATCATCAATTATTCTGTAATGGCTTTAATTCAACTAGAATTAGGCGTTGTAGAACAACCTGACTTGTCTACAGAACAAGCAACAGAGTTGTATGATACTCATATTAAAATCACCAAAGAACTTATGGAGAACAAAAACCATGACTATGGTGAAGCTTGGAGAGATATGAGAATTTCTTCTTTAACCGATTTAATTTTGCAAAAATTATTGCGAGTTAAACAAATAGAAGATAATAAAGGAAAAACCTTAGTTTCTGAAGGTATTGATGCCAATTATCAGGATATGATTAATTATGCTGTTTTTGCATTAATTCATTTTTCAGAAGCTGAAACTCAATAA